The DNA region GATCAACCTAGCTATTTAAATCCTATTAATTAATGTTTGATAAGATCCAATTAAGATGATAAATTAAGAAGAATGGTAAGTACCAGCTCTCAACAGGGACCTTGTCCAGGTTCATGAGGCAGAGAGAAGCAATAGAAACACCATCCTCATTCGTTGTCAGGAACTTACAGACAGGGCCTAGGCCGTACAGCCGCTCGACTTTGCCATCCTGAAGCGTGCGGAGGGAGTAAGCGAGGATGGAGTAGCTGGCCAGGAGGCGCAGCATGCGGTCCAGCATGACGGGCGCGTCAGGGTTCTTGGTCGGCAGCTGCGAAGCTAAGTCCGCCGGAGAGACGAAAGCACCAGGCCCGGCTTTCGCCATAATCTCAAGGAGGTCGAGCTCGATGGTTGCCTTGAGCACCATGGGGAGAACGGAGGCGCTGGCTAGCTGCATGGCGAAGAGGCTGGCTTCTTCGTCGGAGACTTGGGTTGGAGTCATCTGAGTCTCTCTGGTTGAATCCATTTTATTGATTTTGGTATTGGGTTGGTCGgttgagagagacagagagtagCGAGGGGGGAGGAGAAGGCTGTGCTAAGTGGCAATATATATTGATTTCTTTGCTCACTCACCACCATTGATGTGGTAGTACCAAGGCGTTCACCACCCATGCAGGCCCCGACATGTAAGGCCGGCCTTGAGGGTAGCCGAAGTAGGTGCCTGCCTAAGGCTTTCACTTTGCAGGGGCCccagattttaaaaaatatatataaaaataaattttacaattaaaattcaataaaaatatcaaaaaataatATCATAGGCTATTGAAAAAGAATTGGTTGAAAATCAGATTATGTAAACTTAATTAGTATGACATATTTTGAGGAAAATTCCTTAtgaggatttgtaggggacCTCTCTAGCTTTCAAAAGAGACTCAAAAGAGAcattttgggaccaaatcgaAGTTGATTTGGTCGGTCAAAAGTCTGATTTTCTGATAAGTCTGAATTTAAGTTTAAATAGAaactttttatttcaattttattctaagactttttagggttttattttgtagtagtataaataagacttTTTAGCCATTAGAGTTAGAAGGGAAGGAGAGGAGGAAACGCATGCATACTTTAGAGAgttttttaagtatattttctaggtgttttctatccttattcttaataatattttgttttatgattgttcgcAGGTAGTTTCTTTTGCTAAGACGAAGCCACAAGCTTTAGCATGAATatatgtgattttattaattagctTATGAATGAATGCAtgtttgctttgaattattaatataccatgattaaactatctaattgtcttagtgattcgcgaccattagggtttttagacaaataatttgatgcaatttttgtTGAAATATCACCTTGAAATTGAggagggcttcttgtgattactaattgtaagttcacttaaggcgaacatcacgttcttaagggttgcatggtttttcaaagggttttcacaaagcttaatgagtcttgcatgtttatatttgatatacatCATAGACGGATTGCAagttagatatacgttttcgcttgaacatcacgaggaaaatatgcattaggaaaacctaacattcaaagcatgtatgtagaaattcataagtaattggtaaaattgcataggattgttaaggggaCGGCGGAATCCTAGACTTTTacaatttgattttcaaaacgtttttcttttgctttctttactttgtcaaatatttaattatttttatttaaattcgtttttattattttaaattccaaaatcaaccttttcaaaactttgttctaaataattagctaagaattagtttaaatacaaattattcattcaattcatGTGGAAAACGATATTGCTTGAGCCGCTATACTACGACAATCTTGTACTCTTGCaattatttttaagtgtttttatccctacttgtgtaggtggtaaaaatcctatcaaaaaTCATAAATTTTCTCTCAGAAATTCAAGAAACGAAAATTCTTTGTCTGTTTTTATATGTTGTGGAGACCCAATCTGACTTGTGTGTTCTTCCAGGTCGATCTCGGCCGAGGGTTTTAGACCTCTTTATTTTTCCATATTTTCGGATTATTCCCTCATAATTAGGGAATTAAATTGTTCCTATTATTCGGTAAAATCTAAAACGATTTGCAGCTTTGATTTGGCCTTTGCATGTTTGTGGTATTtgaaattatggttttttttggGGATTGGATTTTGGGATTTAAGTTGAATTCGTATGGGtattttttcagaaattttTGTTGTTTCCGTGTTGGAATTAAAAGAACTATTCATGTTGGATTTTTACATAAGTGTGTCTCAGCTGTTGTTTTCGTTTTGTTGTGTGATTTTTATGTGGTGTTTATATGTGCAGGCGCTTGTGTtagtattttgtgtttttatttttgtcccaGCTGCTGAACTTCATTTTCAATTTCGTTTAATTTATGGATTATCAGATGTTGTGGTTTGGCATGCATTGTAATATGATTTGAACGAgtctaattaattttaatttttcatgatTCCGGTAGCAAATTGCATCGCTGCGGTTTTCTGGGTCTCTTGGACCGTAGTCAGAGAGGAAAAGAACTAGAAATAGCAAAAGAAATCAAGGGATACAAGAAGATCATACTTCTGACATTGCAAATGGAATAGAAATGTTTAACGAAAATGTTTCTGGTCATTCGTTTCTTCTCAGCTATCAATTTGTTGCTTGGAGTTTACGTTTTTTTTGCACACAATGCCAAAAAGAATTAGgaataacaaaaacaattagATCATATAAGATTATATTTGTGTCGTTCGCCGCAGCGGAACGCGGGTGTTTTTGCTAGTGTTATACTCAAAGTCAATGggttatttttttatgattttactggcttttaattttgtttcttattgtgTTCTAGAAGCTGAACAAATATAATGACAACATGAATAACGGGAAAGCCTATAACATAATACCAGTTTGAATGAACATCATGGATAATAATTTGATAGGTACGTCATGAAAATAATATGAATGTCGTTTTATTATTCCCTTCTTGCCATTTTTTCCGTTTTAGGAGAGTTCTTGTGTATGAGCGGTTGTATGTCGAAATCAATTGACGGGTAAGTTCGGTTGATAAGAAGATCCATGAGGTTTTGATTTTGTGTTTGTGGCAATATAGACATGTAATTTGTCCGTCGTAGTTGTCACTTGTATTATAGGAATATAATATTTAATTGTAATTAGTGTAAGATTCCTATTTCAATAGGGTGTAACCTTGTATATATTTTGTAATATTTTTCACATAACAGTACAAAGAGTcatgattctacatgttatcAAAGCAACAAAATCactttcttattattatttttctaacTTATGAAAACCTACTTATGTGTAATGTCCACGTACGGATACACGATCACCATATAAAAAACCAAAGCAATATAAATGCAGATGGCAGCATACCAAGGGCAAATTATACTCAATTCTTCTTAAGAAATTCAATGGCATAGGTGTTGAAGGCAGAGCACACGACTCGAAAGCCTTGGAATCCAGATCCCTTAGCCAAGGCCTCGAACTCCTTCTCCGTCCTCTCTTTTCCGCCGGGGTTGTGAGCTAACATGATCTCGTCGATATGGACAACTCCCTTGGTGGCAAGGCTGCTGTCCGGAGCTACTGGAAGAATGCACTCAGCAACAATTACCTTCCCATTGTCAGGGAGCGCAGCATAGCAGTTCTTCAAAAATTTCAAGCAATGCTCGTCACTCCAGTCGTGGCATATCCACTGTAAGATTGCATACAGGATTTGATATTAGTTCCAATTATATTGAGCAACTAAGCTCCTATGAGAAATTAATATTAGCACTACAAAATAATCATCGGCTCTTTTTTGATAAATAATAACTCACCTTCATGAAAATTGCATCTCCCTTTGGAACACTTACAAACATGTCTCCTCCAACATGCTCCACACCTATATTCAACATCCACTGACCTCATATTCGTTAGGAAAAATGATAAATagtacaaatattatttttatatacaaTAACATTAGGGGAAGAGAAATTGAACTTGAGAGATCGAATGTAAAGGTGAACGCTTTTAAGTAATTGAACTACAAACATTATCAGAAATGAAGAACATACCAGGATATTGAGGAGCATCTTCGATGACATGAGGCAAGTCGAAATTAATGCCCTTAATCGAAGGGTATTTAGAGACGATCATGTTAAGGATAGCGCCAGTGCCACCACCAACATCAACGATGCATGTGAGGCCCTCAAAGCCATTGTAGTTTCTTCAAGAAGTTTCTTCATGAGAGAGAGATCGAATGTAGTTCTCAAGTAGTTCTCAAGAAGTTTCACATGAGTGAGGTCGATAAGATAAACAGCTTGacttttatatacattcaactAAGCTAACATGTAGAATTAGTATGTAAAGACATTGCACAATTAGTAGAAAGAAACTGAATGTTCTTGATCACAAAGACATGGTCGGCAAAAAAGTTATGTTTCCATAAGAAACAGAAGCAACATGTagttcacacaaattttttcCATTATAGTTAGCTTTTGAAAAAACTGCTACACCGTTTTACAAATTCAATCGTTAAACATGATATTGTATTCCAAGACAAAGATAAAGTATATGGTTTGTTTACAAATCAAAGCTAGAAACCCCAAAGCTTTTTGCATATTCATCATCTCTCTGatcatgaaaaattaaaattaataataatcacTCAAATCATATTACAATATATAACAAACTATGTCATCTGATAATCGataaattttaagaaaatttaaaatgaaaaccATAATCTGAAATGTCTGAATTTTCTCAAACACTTTCTGAGAagccaaaccaaaacaaaaaacaaaaacaaaaacaaaaggagaTGAATGAGAAATGAGAAACGAGTAATTACCATGTCTGGATTTGGATGAGGCGGGAAGAGAAGGCCATGATCGGTTCAcagtcttcctcttcttcttgtaatttatgttcc from Malus domestica chromosome 01, GDT2T_hap1 includes:
- the LOC103426534 gene encoding caffeic acid 3-O-methyltransferase-like, with amino-acid sequence MIVSKYPSIKGINFDLPHVIEDAPQYPGVEHVGGDMFVSVPKGDAIFMKWICHDWSDEHCLKFLKNCYAALPDNGKVIVAECILPVAPDSSLATKGVVHIDEIMLAHNPGGKERTEKEFEALAKGSGFQGFRVVCSAFNTYAIEFLKKN